One region of Camelina sativa cultivar DH55 chromosome 6, Cs, whole genome shotgun sequence genomic DNA includes:
- the LOC104790047 gene encoding ubiquitin-conjugating enzyme E2 2: MSTPARKRLMRDFKRLQQDPPAGISGAPQDNNIMLWNAVIFGPDDTPWDGGTFKLSLQFSEDYPNKPPTVRFVSRMFHPNIYADGSICLDILQNQWSPIYDVAAILTSIQSLLCDPNPNSPANSEAARMFSESKREYNRRVREVVEQSWTAD, encoded by the exons ATGTCGACTCCAGCGAGGAAGAGATTGATGAGGGATTTCAAGAGGTTGCAGCAAGACCCACCTGCTGGTATTAGTGGTGCTCCTCAAGACAACAATATCATGCTTTGGAATGCTGTTATATTCGG GCCGGATGATACCCCTTGGGATGGAG GTACTTTCAAACTCTCACTGCAGTTTTCGGAAGATTATCCAAATAAACCACCGACAGTTCGGTTTGTTTCACGGATGTTTCATCCTAACA TTTATGCTGATGGTAGTATATGCTTGGACATTCTCCAAAACCAATGGAGTCCAATATACGATGTTGCTGCTATCCTAACCTCCattcag TCATTGCTATGTGATCCTAATCCGAATTCTCCTGCAAACTCGGAAGCTGCGCGAATGTTCAGTGAAAGCAAGCGTGAGTACAACAGAAGAGTTCGTGAGGTTGTTGAACAAAGCTGGACTGCCGACTAG
- the LOC104790045 gene encoding pentatricopeptide repeat-containing protein At2g02750-like produces MINLTRHRVSNLVTCGGSSLDAVLSHSPNKFTFPPLLKSCAKLGDVVQGRVLHAHVIKTGFFVDVFSATALVSMYMKVKQVTDALKVLDEMPEKGVASVNAAVSGLLENGFCRDALRMFGDARVSGSGTNSVTVASVLGSCGDMEGGMQLHCLAMKSGFEMDVYVGTSLVSMYSRCGEWILAAKMFEKVLHKSVVTYNAFISGLIENGVMHLVPSVFNLMRKFSSEEPNPVTFINAITACASLLNLQYGRQIHGLVMKKEFQFDAMIGTALIDMYSKCRCWKSAYSVFTELKDTRNLISWNSVISGMMINGQHETAVVLFEQMDSEGIKPDSATWNSLISGFSQLGKAVQAFKFFERMLSVVMVPSLKCLTSLLSACSDIWAFKNGKEIHGHVIKAAAERDIYVSTSLIDMYMKCGFSLWARRIFDRFEPKPKDPVFWNAMISGYGKHGECDSAIEIFDLLRKEKVEPSMATFTAVLSACSHCGNVEKGSQVFTLMQEEYGYEPSTEHIGCMVDLLGRFGRLREAKEVIDQMSEPSSSVYSSLLGSCRQHLDPILGEEAAMKLAELEPENSAPFVILSSIYAALERWQDVESVRQLIDQKQLVKLPGLSLSV; encoded by the coding sequence ATGATAAACCTCACGAGACACCGAGTCTCGAATCTCGTCACATGTGGTGGATCTTCGCTGGATGCGGTTTTGTCTCACTCTCCTAATAAGTTCACGTTCCCGCCTCTGCTCAAATCATGTGCGAAGCTCGGTGACGTTGTACAAGGTCGGGTTCTGCATGCCCATGTAATCAAAACTGGATTTTTCGTTGATGTTTTCTCGGCGACGGCTTTGGTGAGTATGTATATGAAGGTGAAGCAGGTGACGGATGCTCTCAAAGTGCTCGACGAAATGCCTGAGAAGGGTGTTGCGAGTGTTAATGCGGCGGTTTCTGGGCTTTTGGAGAATGGGTTTTGTAGAGATGCGTTAAGGATGTTTGGGGATGCTAGGGTTTCTGGGTCTGGGACAAATTCGGTTACTGTGGCGAGTGTTTTGGGTAGCTGTGGGGATATGGAAGGAGGGATGCAATTGCATTGTTTGGCGATGAAATCAGGGTTTGAGATGGATGTTTACGTTGGAACCTCTCTTGTTTCAATGTATTCGAGATGTGGAGAGTGGATTTTGGCTGCTAAGATGTTTGAAAAAGTGCTTCATAAGAGTGTTGTGACCTACAATGCTTTTATCTCAGGATTGATTGAGAATGGAGTTATGCATTTGGTCCCTAGTGTCTTCAATCTCATGAGGAAGTTTTCAAGTGAAGAACCAAATCCTGTTACTTTCATTAATGCAATAACTGCTTGCGCTAGTCTTTTGAATCTTCAGTATGGTAGACAAATACATGGTCTTGTCATGAAAAAAGAGTTTCAGTTTGATGCAATGATCGGTACAGCTCTCATTGATATGTATTCGAAATGTCGATGTTGGAAATCAGCATACAGTGTTTTCACCGAGCTGAAAGATACAAGGAACTTGATATCTTGGAACTCTGTTATCTCTGGAATGATGATTAATGGACAGCATGAGACAGCAGTTGTGCTGTTTGAACAGATGGATTCCGAGGGGATAAAGCCTGATTCAGCGACGTGGAATTCACTGATCAGTGGCTTTTCACAACTAGGGAAAGCAGTCCAAGCTTTCAAGTTCTTTGAGAGAATGCTATCAGTAGTTATGGTTCCTAGTTTGAAATGTCTCACTAGCCTTTTATCTGCTTGTTCAGATATCTGGGCTTTTAAGAACGGCAAAGAGATCCACGGGCATGTCATTAAAGCTGCAGCTGAAAGGGATATATATGTTTCGACGTCTCTCATCGACATGTACATGAAATGTGGGTTCTCTTTGTGGGCACGCCGGATTTTTGATCGGTTTGAACCGAAACCCAAGGATCCCGTGTTCTGGAACGCTATGATATCTGGCTATGGTAAACATGGAGAGTGTGACTCTGCAATTGAAATCTTTGACCTATTACGAAAGGAGAAAGTAGAACCGAGTATGGCAACCTTTACTGCTGTTCTATCAGCTTGTAGTCACTGTGGCAATGTCGAGAAGGGATCTCAAGTATTTACGTTGATGCAGGAAGAATATGGATATGAACCTAGTACAGAGCACATTGGTTGTATGGTTGATCTTTTGGGTCGGTTTGGGAGATTAAGAGAAGCCAAAGAGGTCATCGATCAAATGTCAGAACCATCATCGTCGGTTTACTCTTCTTTGCTCGGTTCATGTAGGCAACACCTGGATCCAATTCTTGGAGAGGAAGCGGCAATGAAACTAGCAGAGTTAGAGCCAGAGAATTCAGCTCCATTTGTGATCTTGTCCAGCATATATGCTGCACTAGAAAGATGGCAAGATGTGGAAAGTGTTAGGCAGTTAATAGATCAGAAGCAACTGGTGAAACTTCCAGGTCTTAGTTTGTCTGTTTAA
- the LOC104790046 gene encoding uncharacterized protein LOC104790046 isoform X1, with the protein MRTSIMSQMQRSFSIELPKLVPLQLPSRMETHLWYVIPDEVKSTSLLKQYSQLLSPPENDKVLQMRGDKLQKNALLARTLVRTTIARYQTNNGVDPRTLMFKKNMYGKPEVDWQNYKNCSDPPLHFNISHTDSLVACGVTLHVPVGIDLEDKDRKIKHDVLTLAERFYSTDEVTFLSTIPDPEVQRKEFIKLWTLKEAYVKALGKGFSAAPFNTFTIQFKAGTNGGYNLCKEETKKCNRDWKFGLLELADSHYAAVCIEDDQARAPMRVIVRKTIPFVEDELISESKFL; encoded by the exons ATGAGAACCAGTATCATGTCGCAAATGCAGCGAAGCTTCTCAATCGAATTGCCTAAACTGGTTCCCCTGCAACTTCCATCTCGGAT GGAGACTCATCTATGGTATGTTATACCAGATGAAGTGAAGAGTACATCTCTTCTAAAACAATACTCTCAACTTCTGTCACCACCTGAGAATGATAAAGTTCTTCAGATGCGAGGCGATAAGCTTCAGAAGAATGCTTTGCTTGCCCGCACTTTGGTTCGGACCACCATTGCAAGAT ATCAAACAAACAATGGGGTCGATCCTCGGACCTTGATGTTCAAGAAGAATATGTATGGGAAGCCTGAG GTAGATTGGCAGAATTATAAGAACTGTAGTGACCCACCATTGCATTTCAATATCTCCCACACAGATTCATTAGTTGCCTGTGGGGTGACTCTACATGTTCCT GTTGGTATCGATCTTGAAGACAAGgatagaaagataaaacatgaTGTCTTGACATTAGCAGAGAGATTTTACTCTACTGATGAAGTGACGTTTTTGTCAACTATACCAGACCCCGAAGTTCAGCGAAAggaatttattaaattatggaCTCTTAAG GAAGCATATGTGAAAGCATTAGGAAAAGGTTTCTCTGCTGCACCTTTTAATACCTTCACAATCCAGTTTAAGGCTGGAACAAATGGAGGCTACAATCTTTGCAAG GAGGAGACGAAGAAATGCAACAGAGATTGGAAGTTTGGCCTATTGGAGTTGGCTGATTCTCATTATGCTGCAGTCTGTATTGAAGATGATCAAGCTA GAGCTCCTATGAGGGTAATTGTTCGAAAAACCATCCCATTTGTAGAAGATGAACTTATTTCTGAAAGCAAATTTCTTTAG
- the LOC104790044 gene encoding single-stranded DNA-binding protein WHY3, chloroplastic, translating to MSQLLSSPPMAVFSKTHKFTDARFLSSHSILTSGGFAGKIVPLKKPTARLKLTVKSHQDDYFEKKRFGDVSSSSSTQNTEGSSPRFYVGHSIYKGKAALTIEPRAPEFVALESGAFKLTKEGFLLLQFAPAAGVRQYDWSKKQVFSLSVTEIGNLVSLGPRESCEFFHDPYKGKGSDEGKVRKVLKVEPLPDGSGRFFNLSVQNRLLNVDENVYIPITKAEFAVLISAFNFILPHLIGWNAFASSIKPEDSNRLNNASPKYGGDYEWSR from the exons ATGTCGCAGCTCTTATCTTCTCCTCCAATGGCGGTTTTCTCCAAAACCCATAAGTTTACAGACGCtcgttttctctcttctcactcAATTCTCACCTCCGGTGGTTTCGCCGGAAAAATCGTTCCTTTAAAAAAACCGACGGCGAGGTTGAAATTAACGGTGAAGTCTCACCAAGATGATTACTTTGAGAAGAAGAGGTTCGGTGacgtgtcttcttcttcgtctacgCAAAACA CTGAAGGATCTTCTCCTAGATTCTACGTGGGCCATTCGATTTACAAAGGGAAAGCTGCTCTTACGATAGAGCCACGAGCTCCTGAGTTTGTGGCTTTGGAa TCTGGTGCGTTCAAGCTTACAAAGGAAGGTTTTTTGTTGCTCCAGTTTGCTCCTGCAGCTGGTGTTCGTCAATACGATTGGAGTAAGAAGCAG GTGTTCTCGTTGTCAGTTACAGAAATTGGTAACCTAGTTAGCCTTGGGCCGAGAGAATCATGTGAATTCTTCCATGACCCATACAAGGGAAAAGG aAGTGATGAAGGTAAAGTGAGGAAAGTACTGAAAGTTGAGCCCCTCCCAGATGGTTCTGGCCGCTTCTTTAACCTGA GTGTTCAAAACAGGCTCTTAAATGTAGATGAGAATGTGTATATACCAATCACTAAAGCAGAGTTTGCTGTTCTTATCTCTGCTTTCAAc TTTATCTTGCCCCACCTTATAGGCTGGAACGCATTTGCGTCCTCCATCAAACCAGAAGACTCTAACCGACTTAACAATGCGTCACCTAAGTATGGAGGAGACTACGAATGGAGTAGATGA
- the LOC104790043 gene encoding uncharacterized protein LOC104790043, whose protein sequence is MAMQSGIGLSKILLLAGAGYTSTILVKNGKMSDILGELQALVKRFEKSGDHTNDDADGMTTQMQRLAMEVRQLASSRQITVVNGGQGADYTPFIVPAATLGALGYGYMWFKGISFSDIMCITKQNMDNAVANLTKHLDTVSEAISNAKKHLSQRLQKVDDKLDVQKDLLKGVQDNVGLALEDLANIGDDFDAMHSLFGGMGGKLDSIEYKQNIANMGLMYLCDSLGGENHKLPDILIQEKLRLSGKSNTCIVLTNEEASSSEGLKESAKIELLDDC, encoded by the exons ATGGCTATGCAATCTGGAATTGGGTTATCGAAGATTTTGCTTCTAGCTGGAGCAG GTTATACTAGTACGATTCTGGTTAAGAATGGGAAGATGTCTGATATTTTGGGTGAGCTACAG GCTTTGGTTAAGCGGTTTGAGAAATCTGGTGATCATACGAATGATGATGCTGATGGCATGACTACTCAG ATGCAACGATTAGCAATGGAGGTTCGGCAATTGGCTTCGTCGCGGCAGATAACTGTAGTGAATGGAGGTCAAGGAG CTGACTATACACCGTTTATAGTCCCAGCAGCGACTTTGGGAGCTTTAGGCTATGGTTACATGTGGTTCAAG GGGATTTCATTCTCTGATATCATGTGCATAACAAAGCAGAACATGGACAATGCTGTGGCGAACTTGACAAAGCATTTGGATACCGTTTCAGAAGCTATTTCT AATGCTAAGAAACACCTGAGTCAGCGGCTTCAGAAGGTGGATGATAAGCTGGATGTGCAGAAAGATCTTTTAAAGGGAGTCCAGGATAAT GTGGGTTTGGCTCTTGAGGATCTTGCTAACATTGGAGATGATTTTGACGCAATGCATAGCCTCTTTGGTGGTATG GGTGGAAAATTAGATAGCATTGAGTACAAGCAG AATATTGCGAATATGGGTTTGATGTATCTGTGCGACTCTTTGGGTGGAGAAAATCACAAGCTGCCAGATATATTGATACAG GAGAAGCTTCGGCTTTCAGGGAAGTCAAACACATGTATAGTACTTACCAACGAAGAAGCTTCAAGCTCAGAG GGTTTAAAAGAGAGCGCTAAGATAGAGCTACTAGATGACTGCTAA
- the LOC104790046 gene encoding uncharacterized protein LOC104790046 isoform X2: protein MRTSIMSQMQRSFSIELPKLVPLQLPSRMETHLWYVIPDEVKSTSLLKQYSQLLSPPENDKVLQMRGDKLQKNALLARTLVRTTIARYQTNNGVDPRTLMFKKNMYGKPEVDWQNYKNCSDPPLHFNISHTDSLVACGVTLHVPVGIDLEDKDRKIKHDVLTLAERFYSTDEVTFLSTIPDPEVQRKEFIKLWTLKEAYVKALGKGFSAAPFNTFTIQFKAGTNGGYNLCKEETKKCNRDWKFGLLELADSHYAAVCIEDDQARAPMRTWE from the exons ATGAGAACCAGTATCATGTCGCAAATGCAGCGAAGCTTCTCAATCGAATTGCCTAAACTGGTTCCCCTGCAACTTCCATCTCGGAT GGAGACTCATCTATGGTATGTTATACCAGATGAAGTGAAGAGTACATCTCTTCTAAAACAATACTCTCAACTTCTGTCACCACCTGAGAATGATAAAGTTCTTCAGATGCGAGGCGATAAGCTTCAGAAGAATGCTTTGCTTGCCCGCACTTTGGTTCGGACCACCATTGCAAGAT ATCAAACAAACAATGGGGTCGATCCTCGGACCTTGATGTTCAAGAAGAATATGTATGGGAAGCCTGAG GTAGATTGGCAGAATTATAAGAACTGTAGTGACCCACCATTGCATTTCAATATCTCCCACACAGATTCATTAGTTGCCTGTGGGGTGACTCTACATGTTCCT GTTGGTATCGATCTTGAAGACAAGgatagaaagataaaacatgaTGTCTTGACATTAGCAGAGAGATTTTACTCTACTGATGAAGTGACGTTTTTGTCAACTATACCAGACCCCGAAGTTCAGCGAAAggaatttattaaattatggaCTCTTAAG GAAGCATATGTGAAAGCATTAGGAAAAGGTTTCTCTGCTGCACCTTTTAATACCTTCACAATCCAGTTTAAGGCTGGAACAAATGGAGGCTACAATCTTTGCAAG GAGGAGACGAAGAAATGCAACAGAGATTGGAAGTTTGGCCTATTGGAGTTGGCTGATTCTCATTATGCTGCAGTCTGTATTGAAGATGATCAAGCTA GAGCTCCTATGAGG ACTTGGGAGTAG
- the LOC104790048 gene encoding probable LRR receptor-like serine/threonine-protein kinase At2g02780, producing the protein MQKCPQIHVFSFTFFLLLLQTHVLSESQLASSSESKTLLEIQKQLQYPQILQSWTDTTNFCRIRPSHSFRIVCFKGHVTELSITGNRTSKLSGSFHKLFTLLTQLSSLNTLSLTSLGISGSLSPKIITKLSPSLESLNLSSNFISGKIPAEIASLKKLRSLVLTDNMFWGFVSDDLRGLSNLQELELGGNKLGPTVPSLPSKLISVSLKNNSFRSKIPEQIKKMNKLQSLDLSSNQFTGSIPEFLFSLPSLQFLSLDQNMLSGSLPDSSCRSSKIRTFDVSHNLLTGKLPSCYSSKTFRNQTVLFSFNCLSLTGTPNAKYQRPLSFCQNQASKAIAVKPIPKVKEKDSTRIKLGLVILIIISAVILAAILVLLILIALKKRKSRSEENHSEVTNNNNERHASDKVSVCSTTTTSSKSLPDSKRVPHTMRSAVIGLPPYRVFSLEELEEATNDFDAASLFAEQLYTGCLREGIPVTVQCIKLKQKSLPQSLAQQMEVLSKLRHMHLVSVLGHCIASNQDHNQHSGHTIFIVQEYISSGSLRDFLTNCRKKEVLKWPQRMAIAIGVARGIQFLHMGVAPGIFGNNLKIENIMLDETLTVKISGYTIPLPTKVGEESPQAKNPRSNEDREKEDVYQFGVILLQIITGKVVVSGSSEMGSLKLQLENGLRDEPSVLSSLADPSVKGSYAYESLRTTVEFAINCLCEDQTKRPSIEDVVWNLQYTIQVQQGWRPSSGNHESSMKAIYE; encoded by the exons ATGCAGAAGTGTCCTCAAATCCATGTATTTTCATTcactttcttccttcttcttcttcaaacccaTGTACTATCCGAGTCTCAGCTAGCTTCAAGTAGTGAATCAAAAACTCTTCTTGAAATCCAGAAGCAACTACAGTATCCACAGATTCTTCAATCATGGACCGATACGACCAACTTCTGCCGCATTCGTCCTTCTCATTCCTTCAGAATCGTCTGCTTCAAAGGTCACGTAACAGAGTTAAGTATCACCGGGAATAGAACCAGTAAGCTCTCTGGAAGTTTTCATAAACTCTTCACTCTTCTTACACAGCTCTCAAGCTTAAACACTTTGTCTCTTACCTCTCTCGGGATTTCTGGTTCTCTCTCTCCTAAAATCATCACCAAGTTATCACCTTCTCTCGAGTCTTTGAATCTCAGCTCCAATTTCATCTCCGGGAAGATCCCGGCAGAGATTGCGTCTTTGAAGAAACTGAGAAGCCTTGTTTTAACTGACAATATGTTCTGGGGGTTTGTCTCTGATGATCTCAGAGGGTTGTCGAATCTTCAAGAGCTGGAATTGGGAGGTAATAAACTCGGTCCTACAGTTCCTTCCCTCCCAAGTAAGCTCATCTCTGTTTCATTGAAGAACAACTCCTTTAGATCCAAGATTCCAGAACAGATCAAGAAGATGAATAAGCTACAAAGTTTAGACCTTTCTTCCAACCAATTCACCGGGTCGATTCCAGAGTTTCTGTTTTCGCTTCCTTCTCTTCAATTTCTCAGTTTGGATCAGAATATGTTAAGCGGGTCACTTCCAGATTCCTCCTGCAGATCCTCAAAGATTAGAACTTTTGATGTTTCTCACAATCTCTTAACCGGAAAGCTTCCTTCTTGCTACTCTTCAAAGACTTTCAGGAATCAGACAGTGCTTTTCTCATTCAATTGCTTGTCTTTGACTGGCACTCCTAATGCCAAGTATCAGCGTCCGCTTTCTTTCTgtcaaaaccaagcaagcaaaGCAATTGCTGTGAAACCTATCCCTAAGGTTAAAGAGAAAGATTCTACAAGAATCAAACTCGGGCTAGTGATTTTGATAATCATCAGTGCGGTCATCCTTGCAGCAATTTTGGTTCTGTTGATTTTGATTGccctgaaaaaaagaaaatcaagatcAGAAGAAAATCATTCTGAagtaaccaacaacaacaacgagagACATGCCTCTGATAAAGTCTCAGTTTGCAGCACCACAACCACCAGCTCTAAGTCATTACCAGATTCAA AACGTGTACCGCATACAATGAGATCTGCGGTGATTGGTCTGCCGCCGTACCGTGTTTTCTCCTTGGAGGAATTGGAAGAAGCAACTAACGACTTTGATGCAGCAAGCCTGTTCGCAGAacag CTTTACACAGGTTGTCTAAGAGAAGGCATACCAGTGACAGTGCAATGTATCAAGCTGAAGCAGAAGAGTTTGCCACAAAGCTTAGCTCAACAGATGGAAGTTTTATCAAAGCTAAGGCATATGCATTTGGTTAGCGTTCTTGGACACTGCATCGCTAGTAACCAAGACCACAATCAACACTCTGGACACACCATCTTTATCGTCCAAGAATACATCTCTAGTGGATCATTGAGGGACTTTCTCACAA ACTGTAGGAAGAAAGAAGTACTGAAATGGCCTCAGAGAATGGCGATAGCCATAGGAGTGGCTCGAGGGATACAGTTCTTGCACATGGGAGTAGCACCAGGGATCTTTGGGAACAATTTGAAGATAGAGAATATCATGCTTGATGAAACACTTACTGTAAAAATCAGTGGCTATACTATTCCTTTACCAACCAAG GTTGGAGAAGAGAGTCCTCAAGCCAAAAATCCTCGGAG TAacgaagatagagagaaagaagatgtgTACCAGTTTGGAGTGATACTACTACAGATAATCACAGGCAAAGTAGTAGTTTCAGGATCTTCAGAGATGGGAAGTTTGAAGCTTCAG CTGGAGAATGGTTTGAGAGATGAACCATCAGTACTGAGCAGCTTAGCAGATCCATCTGTTAAAGGATCATATGCTTATGAGTCGTTGAGGACGACAGTAGAGTTTGCTATCAACTGTCTTTGTGAAGATCAGACAAAGCGGCCTTCGATAGAAGATGTTGTATGGAATCTGCAGTATACAATTCAAGTGCAGCAAGGATGGAGACCAAGCAGCGGGAATCATGAATCATCCATGAAGGCAATATATGAATGA